The Amycolatopsis sp. NBC_01480 genome segment TCCAGGACTCGCATTGCGCCGATCGGGCCGAGGCCGAGGAACCAGACCTCGTCGTCGACCGGGATGGCGTGCTTCGCCTTGACTGCGCCGAGGGCGGTCCACAGGCCGCTCGAGGTCACGGCCTTCTCGTCGGGAGAGGGGCCCGCGCCGTAGCTGGAGTAGAAGATCCAGTCGGCGTCGGCTTCGTCGATGCGTTCCTTTGAGATCTGCGCGGCGAGTTCGTTGATGTCCTGGTTGGCCGGGCGCGTCAGCCCCACGTCCTTGAGGATCACGCCGATGAACGACAGGTTCCCGTACAGCCGGATGTTGCCGGAAAGGAAGCGCAGCAACGAGATCTTCGGCGTGCCGGCGATCCCGGCCTTCACCTCGCCGGCCTTCTTCTGGTAGTCGTTCAGCACCGTGACGGCCTGGTTCTCGTCGCCGAGCGCCGCGGCCACCAGCAGGAAGTTCTCCTTCCACGGGAAGCCGGGGCGGATGCTGAAGACCGTCGGGCCGATCTTCGACAGCTGCGGGTACAGGTCGTTCGCACGCAGTTTGCTGCCGAGGATCAGGTCCGGCTGCAGGGACGCGATCTTCTCCAGGTTCAGGTTGTTGATGTCGCCGACCGTCGGGATCCCCTTGACCCGGTCGGCGAGGTAGGACGGCACGCCGGTCTGGCCCGCGGTGGTCGCCATGCCGACGGGCGTGACGCCGAGTGCCAGCACGTCGTCGGTTCACCGCTGTCCAGCACGACCACGCGGGTGGGCTTCTTCTCCAGCTTCGTCTGTCCCAGCGCATGGGTCACCGTTCGCGGGAAGACGCCCGGGCCGACGTCGGCCTTCAGTTTCGCGGTCTCGGCGTCTGCCGTGGAGAAGAGCCGTCCGCCGGTGGCGACGTCCTTGTCGCCCACCCCGGAGGTCGTGGTGTTGGCCGGCTGGCTACATGCGCCGACGAGGGTGACGGCGGCGAGCGCGGCGACCGCCTTGGTCCAGCTGGCCAAACGCATGCGGGACTTCCTTTCCTGGGACCGGGTCTTCAACGGAGCGGGGTGGCGGGCGGGCCGGCGTGGTGCCGGCCGATCGGGACGACCATCGGGGTGCCGGACACGGGGTCGTCGATGATCCGGCACGGCAGGCCGAACACCTCCTCGACCAGTTCGGCGGTGAGGATGTCGCCGGGCGC includes the following:
- a CDS encoding iron-siderophore ABC transporter substrate-binding protein, which encodes MATTAGQTGVPSYLADRVKGIPTVGDINNLNLEKIASLQPDLILGSKLRANDLYPQLSKIGPTVFSIRPGFPWKENFLLVAAALGDENQAVTVLNDYQKKAGEVKAGIAGTPKISLLRFLSGNIRLYGNLSFIGVILKDVGLTRPANQDINELAAQISKERIDEADADWIFYSSYGAGPSPDEKAVTSSGLWTALGAVKAKHAIPVDDEVWFLGLGPIGAMRVLDDLKKYLG